The proteins below are encoded in one region of Balaenoptera ricei isolate mBalRic1 chromosome 6, mBalRic1.hap2, whole genome shotgun sequence:
- the LOC132367803 gene encoding interferon alpha-13-like codes for MAQIYLLVAGVMLCSIPACSLGWNLPRSHSQENKEVFQNLEQMQRIPSQWCLKDRTDFKCPWKRENITPIQMTQGTCHHHLMLQQIFNLFATEDSRAAWNNTLLDKLLSSLHLRLHRLEQLREDNLDCRDLGLAAREYFHGIHVYLKAKEYSPCAWEVVRVETERCLSLM; via the coding sequence ATGGCCCAGATCTATTTGCTAGTGGCAGGAGTGATGCTCTGCTCCATCCCTGCTTGCTCTCTTGGCTGGAACTTGCCTAGAAGCCATAGCCAGGAAAACAAGGAAGTCTTCCAAAACTTGGAACAGATGCAAAGGATCCCCTCTCAGTGGTGCCTAAAGGACAGAACCGACTTCAAATGTCCTTGGAAAAGAGAGAATATCACCCCAATCCAGATGACTCAAGGCACCTGTCACCACCATCTGATGCTCCAGCAGATCTTCAACCTCTTCGCCACGGAGGACAGCCGTGCTGCCTGGAACAACACCCTCCTCGATAAACTTCTCTCCAGCCTTCATCTGAGGCTGCACCGACTGGAGCAGCTGAGAGAAGACAATCTAGATTGTCGAGATTTGGGACTGGCTGCCCGGGAGTATTTCCACGGAATCCATGTCTACCTGAAGGCAAAGGAATACAGCCCCTGTGCCTGGGAGGTTGTCAGAGTGGAAACTGAAAGGTGCCTTTCCCTTATGTAA
- the LOC132367804 gene encoding interferon alpha-1-like, giving the protein MAPTLSFLLVLVLLSCNSSCSLGCDLPQTHSLANTRALMLLQQMRRISPFSCLKDRNDFGFPQEAFGGNQFQKAQAIAVVHETIQQTFRLFSTEGSAAAWDEPLLDKFCTALSQQLTDLQACLMQEAGLEGTPLLKEDSILAVRKYFHRITVYLQEKKYSPCAWEIVRAEVMRSFSSSTNLQERLRRKE; this is encoded by the coding sequence ATGGCCCCAACCTTGTCCTTCCTCCTGGTCCTGGTGCTGCTCAGCTGCAACTCCAGCTGCTCTCTGGGCTGCGACCTGCCTCAGACCCACAGCCTGGCTAACACGAGGGCCCTGATGCTCCTGCAACAAATGAGGAGAATCTCCCCCTTCTCCTGCCTGAAGGACAGAAATGACTTTGGATTCCCCCAGGAGGCGTTTGGAGGCAACCAGTTCCAGAAGGCTCAAGCCATCGCTGTCGTCCATGAGACGATCCAGCAGACCTTCCGGCTCTTCAGCACGGAGGGCTCGGCTGCCGCTTGGGATGAGCCCCTCCTGGACAAGTTCTGCACTGCACTTTCTCAGCAGCTCACTGACCTGCAAGCCTGTCTGATGCAGGAGGCGGGGCTGGAAGGGACTCCCCTGCTGAAGGAGGACTCCATCTTGGCTGTGAGGAAATACTTCCACAGAATCACTGTCTATCTGCAAGAGAAGAAATACAGCCCTTGTGCCTGGGAGATTGTCAGAGCTGAAGTCATGAGATCTTTCTCTTCATCAACAAACTTGCAAGAAAGACTCAGGAGGAAGGAATGA